One genomic region from Acidobacteriota bacterium encodes:
- a CDS encoding flippase-like domain-containing protein: protein MRPLPHLIGWLRSLWVRAALTVAILVYLVRQVDAGDAMRAILHADPLALAVVGGLVLLDRAVMIWRWVLLLRASGTSIDTATASRIFLVSSFVGSFLPAGVGGDAARAYALGQRTSQRGAAVASVAVDRILGVVAIALMGAIGVAFYMSRHADPQIRVAAITSAIAVLVGSVAAVWADRWLRWLPRTWHDWTPVRLPLRIADAMAAYRRTPRALVQVFALSVLVQLLRILQAYGLGLGLGLTVPFAYYLVFMPIGLLMLLLPISISGFGLPQGVIMWLLQPVGVPRELSLALATLIVLSGLFGNLPGAWLYLKRAT, encoded by the coding sequence ATGCGACCACTGCCGCATCTGATCGGCTGGCTCCGCTCGCTCTGGGTGCGGGCCGCCCTGACGGTGGCGATCCTGGTCTATCTGGTGCGCCAGGTGGACGCCGGCGATGCGATGCGGGCCATCCTGCACGCCGATCCGCTGGCGCTCGCCGTGGTCGGCGGGCTCGTGCTGCTCGATCGTGCCGTCATGATCTGGCGCTGGGTCCTGCTCCTGCGCGCCAGCGGCACGTCGATCGACACGGCGACGGCGTCACGCATCTTCCTCGTCAGTTCGTTCGTGGGGAGTTTCCTGCCCGCGGGTGTCGGTGGCGACGCCGCGCGTGCCTACGCGCTCGGACAACGGACGTCGCAGCGCGGTGCGGCGGTGGCATCTGTCGCCGTCGACCGCATCCTCGGCGTGGTGGCCATCGCGCTGATGGGTGCGATCGGCGTGGCGTTCTACATGAGCCGGCACGCCGACCCGCAGATTCGTGTGGCCGCCATCACCAGCGCCATCGCGGTGCTGGTGGGGTCGGTGGCGGCCGTGTGGGCCGACCGCTGGCTGCGCTGGCTGCCGCGCACCTGGCACGACTGGACACCTGTCCGCCTGCCCTTGCGTATCGCCGACGCGATGGCGGCATACCGCAGGACGCCACGCGCGCTGGTTCAGGTGTTCGCGCTGTCTGTGCTGGTGCAACTGCTCCGGATTCTCCAGGCGTACGGGCTCGGCCTCGGTCTCGGGCTGACGGTTCCGTTCGCGTACTACCTGGTGTTCATGCCCATCGGCCTGCTGATGCTGCTCCTGCCCATCTCGATCAGCGGGTTCGGCCTGCCGCAGGGCGTGATCATGTGGCTCCTCCAACCCGTGGGCGTCCCCCGCGAGTTGTCGCTGGCTCTGGCAACACTGATCGTGCTGTCGGGCCTGTTCGGCAACCTGCCCGGTGCCTGGCTGTACCTGAAACGGGCGACCTAG
- a CDS encoding flippase-like domain-containing protein has protein sequence MLFRQTDMSAVLARLRQVEPAWVGLALLVHTALLIVSGWRWRRLLVTQDVHASTWQLTVSCLVANFFNNFLPSNIGGDVVRVADTAGLTGSRTVATAVVLLDRALGFIALVAVAACGSLLLRHALPGTGYLWVLLVLGAVGAAVVVSRPALVPRLLRPLTRVREEWVTERLGRIEDMLGRVGSDRGRLLQAFAGAVVVQVLVVLFYVCVARGLHVDLPLRDALVIVPVSLVIQLAPVSINGFGVREAVFSYLFKRLGHPVDAGLALSIAGAALLILTSLPGGLVFLLRKEGLMVAARSSDMSKREV, from the coding sequence ATGCTGTTTCGTCAGACGGACATGAGCGCCGTGCTGGCCCGGCTCCGCCAGGTGGAGCCGGCGTGGGTCGGGCTGGCGCTGCTGGTGCACACCGCCCTGCTCATCGTGAGTGGATGGCGATGGCGGCGGCTGCTGGTCACCCAGGACGTCCACGCCTCGACGTGGCAGCTCACCGTATCCTGCCTGGTCGCCAACTTCTTCAACAACTTCCTGCCGAGCAACATCGGCGGCGACGTCGTGCGCGTGGCGGACACGGCGGGCCTGACCGGATCGCGCACGGTGGCCACGGCTGTCGTCCTGCTCGATCGTGCGCTCGGCTTCATCGCGCTCGTCGCCGTCGCTGCCTGCGGCTCACTGCTGCTCCGGCACGCGCTGCCAGGGACCGGCTACCTCTGGGTGCTGTTGGTCCTCGGGGCCGTCGGTGCGGCGGTCGTGGTATCGCGTCCGGCACTGGTGCCGCGACTGCTCCGCCCCTTGACCCGCGTACGGGAAGAGTGGGTCACCGAACGCCTCGGACGCATCGAGGACATGCTCGGACGCGTCGGGAGCGACAGGGGCCGGCTGCTCCAGGCGTTTGCCGGCGCGGTGGTCGTCCAGGTGCTGGTCGTCCTGTTCTACGTCTGCGTGGCGCGGGGCCTGCACGTCGATCTGCCGCTCCGCGACGCGCTCGTCATCGTGCCCGTGAGCCTGGTCATCCAGCTCGCGCCCGTCTCGATCAACGGATTCGGCGTGCGCGAAGCCGTCTTCTCCTACCTGTTCAAGCGGCTCGGCCACCCCGTGGACGCCGGCCTCGCGCTATCGATCGCCGGGGCCGCCCTCCTCATCCTCACCTCGCTCCCCGGCGGCCTCGTGTTCCTGCTGCGCAAGGAGGGCCTGATGGTCGCGGCCCGGTCGTCCGATATGAGCAAGAGGGAGGTGTAG
- a CDS encoding glycosyltransferase, giving the protein MTSPATPLRILMLAPEPFFEPRGTPFSEYHRIKALVEDGHAVDLVTYPIGRDVELPRLRIFRSWRPPLVTTVPIGPSVTKLVLDACLVLTILRVAFLGRTRYDAIHSHEEMGVVGVWLGRRLGIPHLYDMHSSLPQQLGNFKYSRSRVLRWGFQRAEDYMVRGSQVVITICQELQDAVHEMGVGDRAVLIENVMGGDVDPTPGPGRAAVRAAWGLTPDQPVVLYTGTFEQYQGLDLLLDASVALKARVPDVAVLVAGGAPEQVAGMTARARERGAPLVFTGQRPPVEVPHLVDACDVLVSPRISGTNTPLKIYSYLRSARPIVATNLRTHTQVLSPDSAVLVEPTPDALADGLARAIVEPALAGRVVDGARRLADDQYSRQSYLTRTRRAYEMLMASMRHRVLPVAGAAASGGQDGR; this is encoded by the coding sequence GTGACCTCCCCAGCCACGCCGCTCAGGATCCTGATGCTCGCGCCGGAGCCGTTCTTCGAGCCCCGCGGTACGCCATTCAGCGAGTATCACCGCATCAAGGCCCTCGTCGAGGACGGCCATGCCGTCGATCTGGTGACCTATCCGATCGGCAGGGACGTGGAACTCCCACGCCTCCGGATTTTCAGGAGCTGGCGCCCACCGTTGGTGACGACCGTGCCGATCGGCCCGTCGGTCACCAAGCTCGTGCTCGACGCGTGTCTGGTCCTCACGATCCTGCGGGTTGCCTTCCTCGGCCGCACCCGTTACGACGCTATCCACTCCCATGAAGAGATGGGCGTGGTGGGCGTGTGGCTCGGCAGACGCCTCGGGATTCCGCACCTGTACGACATGCACTCGAGCCTCCCGCAGCAACTCGGCAACTTCAAGTACTCGCGGTCGCGCGTGCTGCGCTGGGGCTTCCAGCGCGCCGAGGACTACATGGTGCGTGGGTCGCAGGTCGTGATCACGATCTGCCAGGAACTGCAGGACGCCGTGCACGAGATGGGCGTGGGCGACCGCGCGGTCCTCATCGAGAACGTGATGGGCGGCGACGTCGATCCGACGCCGGGCCCCGGCCGCGCGGCGGTGCGCGCCGCGTGGGGGCTCACGCCGGATCAGCCCGTCGTGCTCTACACGGGCACCTTCGAGCAGTACCAGGGACTCGATCTGCTGCTCGACGCCAGCGTCGCGTTGAAGGCACGCGTGCCCGACGTGGCCGTCCTTGTCGCAGGCGGCGCGCCCGAACAGGTGGCCGGGATGACCGCGCGTGCGCGCGAACGCGGCGCGCCACTCGTGTTCACGGGACAGCGGCCGCCCGTGGAGGTACCGCACCTGGTCGACGCGTGCGACGTGCTCGTGTCTCCGCGGATCTCGGGGACGAACACGCCCCTGAAGATCTATTCGTACCTCCGATCGGCCCGCCCGATCGTCGCCACGAACCTGCGGACGCACACCCAGGTGCTCTCGCCTGATTCCGCCGTGCTCGTCGAGCCCACGCCTGACGCACTGGCCGATGGCCTCGCGCGGGCGATTGTCGAGCCCGCGCTCGCCGGGCGTGTGGTCGATGGCGCCCGTCGGCTCGCCGACGATCAGTACAGCCGGCAGTCGTATCTCACGCGTACGCGACGCGCCTACGAGATGTTGATGGCGTCGATGCGTCACCGCGTGTTGCCCGTGGCAGGTGCCGCCGCCTCGGGAGGGCAGGACGGACGGTGA
- a CDS encoding NAD-dependent epimerase/dehydratase family protein — protein sequence MTVLVTGATGFTGGHLARHLRHRGVQVRGLVRQKSLARPDVAALRDAGVEIVTGDLTDARAVAAACAGTDIVYHIAATYREAGQPDSAYRAINVQGVQHVIDGARAGGATRVVHCSTGGVHGHVANPPANEDAPFNPGDVYQDTKLEGERLARAEGVKGGIEVVIARPIGIYGPGDMRFLKMFRGISRRRFPVLGSGEVFYHLTFIDDLCEGFRLCGEVPAAAGRTYILGGPRYTTLNELVDLIATELKVTPLPVHLPVWPFWLAGAACEAVCVPLRIQPPLYRRRVDFYTKSRAFDITRARTELGFNPVVGLPEGIRRTIAWYRAQGLL from the coding sequence GTGACGGTGCTCGTCACGGGCGCCACCGGCTTCACCGGTGGCCACCTCGCACGTCACCTCCGTCACAGGGGTGTGCAGGTGCGTGGTCTGGTGCGGCAGAAGAGCCTGGCGCGGCCAGACGTCGCGGCGTTGCGCGACGCGGGTGTCGAGATCGTCACTGGCGATCTGACTGATGCGAGGGCTGTCGCCGCCGCATGCGCGGGCACCGACATCGTCTATCACATCGCCGCGACGTATCGCGAAGCCGGACAGCCAGACAGCGCGTACAGAGCCATCAACGTGCAGGGCGTGCAGCACGTGATCGACGGCGCGCGAGCGGGCGGTGCCACACGTGTGGTGCACTGCAGCACCGGCGGCGTCCATGGACACGTCGCCAATCCGCCCGCCAACGAGGACGCACCGTTCAATCCCGGCGACGTGTACCAGGACACCAAGCTCGAAGGCGAACGCCTCGCGCGCGCGGAAGGCGTGAAGGGCGGCATCGAGGTCGTCATCGCGAGACCGATCGGCATCTACGGTCCGGGCGACATGCGCTTCCTCAAGATGTTCCGGGGCATCTCGCGGCGCCGCTTCCCGGTGCTGGGATCGGGCGAGGTGTTCTATCACCTCACGTTCATCGACGATCTGTGCGAGGGGTTCCGGCTGTGCGGCGAGGTACCTGCCGCGGCCGGACGTACCTACATCCTCGGTGGGCCGCGCTACACCACGCTCAACGAACTCGTCGATCTCATCGCAACGGAACTGAAGGTCACGCCGCTGCCGGTGCACCTGCCCGTGTGGCCGTTCTGGCTCGCGGGTGCCGCCTGCGAAGCCGTCTGCGTGCCGTTGCGCATCCAGCCACCGCTGTATCGTCGGCGCGTGGACTTCTACACGAAGAGCCGCGCCTTCGACATCACGCGTGCGCGCACCGAGCTGGGTTTCAACCCCGTCGTCGGGTTGCCCGAGGGCATCAGGCGCACCATCGCGTGGTATCGCGCGCAGGGATTGCTGTGA
- a CDS encoding class I SAM-dependent methyltransferase yields the protein MAEDTFYKSFSEKQLTGFGAARRSRIERTRLGLLQQSIQPPGRFVEVGPGRGTLAELAVAAGWDYTAIEPSDILIDVLTQKGLKVIKAFTPPIPGDGDSLDVLYADQVMEHMPGIDAARAFTSDALRLLRPGGVFFVVVPDYLKERTFFWDVDYTHNFVTTERRMRQLFNDGGFHVERVVRSIGVATGLRRDALAAAAVLANLPGLNTFSRWTGTEDTLFKVRKNLFETLTFVARKPTTGRN from the coding sequence GTGGCCGAGGACACGTTCTACAAGTCGTTTTCAGAGAAACAGCTCACCGGCTTCGGCGCCGCACGCCGCAGCCGGATCGAGCGCACGCGCCTCGGCCTGCTCCAGCAGTCCATCCAGCCGCCGGGCCGCTTCGTCGAAGTCGGACCCGGACGCGGCACGCTGGCCGAACTGGCCGTCGCGGCGGGCTGGGACTACACGGCCATCGAGCCCAGCGACATCCTGATCGATGTGCTGACGCAGAAGGGCCTGAAGGTGATCAAGGCCTTCACGCCGCCGATCCCGGGCGACGGCGACTCGCTCGACGTGCTGTATGCCGACCAGGTGATGGAGCACATGCCGGGTATCGATGCGGCGCGCGCCTTCACGTCCGATGCCCTACGCCTCCTTCGTCCCGGCGGCGTCTTCTTCGTCGTCGTGCCGGATTATCTGAAGGAACGGACGTTCTTCTGGGACGTCGACTACACGCACAACTTCGTGACCACCGAGCGGCGGATGCGGCAGCTGTTCAACGATGGCGGTTTTCACGTGGAGCGCGTGGTGCGCAGCATCGGCGTGGCAACGGGGCTGCGGCGTGACGCGCTGGCCGCGGCCGCCGTCCTCGCCAATCTCCCGGGCCTGAACACGTTCTCGCGATGGACGGGCACCGAAGACACTCTCTTCAAGGTGCGCAAGAACCTGTTCGAGACGCTGACCTTCGTCGCGCGCAAGCCCACGACCGGCCGGAACTGA
- a CDS encoding glycosyltransferase family 4 protein: protein MSQKISVLHVCDHLGWAGSRMHGVKRLFAWTLPRFDPARFDVSLVSLRQKDTSEDTLEQFGVDVTYLHKGKFDPATLTALLKVMDRKGTQVLHLHGYGATTFGRLAAAMRGTAALLHEHANHTTTPWFQQVADSLLAPYTDLAIAVSKSTAEFTIRARKMPAEKTRVVYLGAPLEEFGRPRGAQEIAAAREALGITPGTFAVGTVTRLMPAKGNKYLIDAVGPIVEQIPSAQIYLAGEGELHGELEAQARALGVADRVHFLGFQRDVARVLSAFDLVVFPSLWEGTPLTSFEALAMGKPIVSTDADGLCEILRDGVDAVVVPKERARDIADAVVALERDPVRRAALGAEAQRTSRRYDIDAYVRKMERLYDLMARVSKPTKRQGLLHEDLSFLDDGVKA from the coding sequence GTGAGCCAGAAGATTTCCGTCCTGCACGTCTGCGATCACCTGGGATGGGCCGGGTCGCGCATGCACGGCGTCAAGCGCCTGTTCGCGTGGACGCTGCCGCGTTTCGATCCCGCACGCTTCGACGTGTCGCTCGTGAGCCTCAGGCAGAAGGACACCTCCGAAGACACGCTGGAGCAGTTCGGCGTCGACGTCACGTACCTGCACAAGGGCAAGTTCGATCCCGCCACGCTCACCGCGCTCCTCAAGGTGATGGACCGCAAGGGGACGCAGGTCCTGCACCTGCACGGCTACGGCGCGACGACCTTCGGACGTCTCGCGGCAGCAATGCGCGGCACGGCGGCGTTGCTGCACGAGCACGCCAACCACACGACGACACCCTGGTTCCAGCAGGTTGCCGATTCGCTGCTCGCGCCCTACACCGACCTCGCGATCGCCGTGTCGAAGTCGACGGCGGAGTTCACGATTCGCGCACGGAAGATGCCGGCGGAGAAGACGCGCGTGGTGTATCTCGGCGCGCCGCTCGAGGAGTTCGGGCGTCCGCGCGGCGCGCAGGAGATCGCCGCCGCGCGTGAGGCACTCGGGATCACGCCGGGGACGTTCGCCGTCGGTACCGTGACGCGCCTGATGCCCGCGAAGGGCAACAAGTACCTCATCGACGCCGTCGGTCCGATCGTCGAGCAGATTCCATCGGCGCAGATTTACCTTGCCGGCGAGGGCGAACTGCACGGTGAGCTCGAGGCGCAGGCGCGGGCGCTCGGCGTGGCCGATCGCGTGCACTTCCTCGGCTTCCAGCGCGACGTGGCGCGCGTGCTCTCGGCGTTCGATCTCGTGGTCTTTCCCTCGCTGTGGGAAGGCACGCCGTTGACCTCGTTCGAAGCGCTCGCGATGGGCAAGCCGATCGTGTCGACGGATGCCGACGGGTTGTGCGAGATCCTGCGCGACGGCGTCGACGCGGTGGTCGTGCCGAAGGAGCGCGCGCGCGACATCGCCGACGCGGTGGTGGCGCTCGAACGCGATCCCGTACGCCGTGCCGCGCTCGGCGCCGAGGCGCAGCGCACGAGCCGTCGCTACGACATCGACGCGTACGTGCGGAAGATGGAGCGCCTCTATGACCTGATGGCGCGCGTGTCGAAGCCCACGAAGCGACAGGGTCTCCTGCACGAGGATCTGTCGTTCCTGGATGATGGGGTGAAGGCGTGA